One window from the genome of Schistocerca piceifrons isolate TAMUIC-IGC-003096 chromosome 8, iqSchPice1.1, whole genome shotgun sequence encodes:
- the LOC124711931 gene encoding cuticle protein 19-like, producing the protein MTWLILAALCLFGSYSMTSGAPFPGHDGGYSGEEIGYGGLENLQQEGHQSHHQEYDYYAYPKYSYKYGVNDLHTGDIKSAHEERDGDKVHGHYTLVEPDGAIRTVDYTADKHSGFNAVVRRTEPLHHDKHHELLDHHHV; encoded by the exons ATGACGTGGCTGATTCTCGCTGCATTGTGCCTGTTTGGAAGCTATTCGATGACGTCTGGAGCCCCATTCCCGGGACACGACGGCGGCTACAGTGGCGAGGAAATCGGCTACGGCGGACTCGAGAATCTCCAGCAAGAGGGACACCAAAGTCATCACCAGGAGTACGACTACTAC GCGTACCCCAAGTACTCGTACAAGTACGGCGTGAACGACCTGCACACGGGCGACATCAAGTCGGCGCACGAGGAGCGCGACGGGGACAAGGTGCACGGCCACTACACGCTCGTGGAGCCGGACGGCGCCATCCGCACCGTCGACTACACCGCCGACAAGCACTCCGGCTTCAACGCGGTCGTGCGCCGCACCGAGCCCCTCCACCACGACAAGCACCACGAGCTGCTCGACCACCACCACGTCTAG